The nucleotide sequence CATGAAACTAAAAGTGActtaattaaatccatttaaccAATCTTGATTTAAAGACAGGAGACAAGAGACAATAATTTATTCCAAATGTAGCCTAAAGTTTAGAATAAACGtttaaaagccaactgatatttcaAAAATGAAGAATACTAGGAAAATGATGTTTCAAGTGATTTCAACAAGAATGGGACAATATCAAGCAAAAACAGTTTGCAAACAGTGATTTTTAGAGacattatttttttgtatatcGTTGCACATGACGTCCATATCACATGCCATACATGGACATGAGAGGTGTTCTGGAAAAGGGGTGCAGATTTAATAACCCGAGAAGCGCTGGGTGCGCGCGGGCTGACATTCGGGCTGCGGCCCTCTTTGTTTCGAGCGCTGATTACACACAGCACGCGCCTATCCCTGGGCCAGATTGGCCGTGAGTCCTATTTCACAGGTCAAATTGCCTTTCAAACGAAAACTGCATATGCAGCGTGGGCAGACGTGGCTATTATGTACCAAGACCAGAGGCCCTTCTTATTACTTATGTATGCAGTGAGATGTCTGATTTATAACTCCAGTTAAACTGCCGAGACAGACGCGTGCCCAAATAAATACATTCGTACCAAGTAATGTTTATTTAAGAAGTCTTGCCTTATTTGTGTAAAATACTAACTCTCTTATCAAATATCCATAGGCAATGCCAATGTCACACACAGTTGGCACATATGTTGTCCCTTGGAGGTTAGTGCGTAAAGCTTGCTTTTGGCTGKGGGAAGGTCCCCTTAAGCCACAATACAACAATATGTGTGTCCCATTGCTTTACTATTGACACTAACATAATTTGCCCAGGTTTTAGATGTTCATGTTTTTGCCTTTTATTCTATAAATGCAAATAACACCTTGCAACTTATTTCTTGCCTTCTCAACCagaccccccacccctccctcttcaGTCCCCATCCTAATTGTAAACTCTGATGATTGTGTTAGTGACGGACATTTCCTTTTGGCAGCTCAGTGGCCCCCAAAGGAGAACCACAAAGCCGTGGCACGTGTGCATTTGTATAGAGAACCATCAGACCTTAAAAAGAGGAGGGCCCGGCGTGTGCCTCTCTTGGGGAGGGACCGAGCGCCCACATTAACGTAATAAACCGCAACTACATCTGCTAAGCTATCTGCACATCCTCCAACGAAATCCATCAAACCCAAGCTTTGAACCCTCCCACTCCCATATCCAAATCCACTGGGATCTTCGTTTCGTCTGATTGGTTGAGGATGCGGCAACAAGGGGCGAGAACAATAGCATTATTCCGGCATAAAAAGAGTGCAGCTATGCATTAGAGACGAAAACATTTCAGCAACACAGAGACCAATAGCTTAGCGAAAATATAAATTAGCAACCGAGGTTCCCGGTGTGACTGTAATTCCACAAACCTGGATATTTTCCGAGACTTCGCCCACCTCTCCAAAGTGCTTTTCTGCCATTCGCAAAGATGCCCAAAGGATTCCTGGTAAAAAGAAACAAGAAATCMGCGCATATTTCCTATAGGACTCGTACCGATGAGTATGAACATCACATCCCAGACTTTCAGAGTCAGCTGGACTCATCTCCGCCTGTCTCTGTTGCGTCCTGTCTGGACCGTGCTGCCCCATCGCCGGACATCGCAGCAGACGCCCCGATCACCAGGCTGGATGCTGAAGCGGTTCAGTTTGGCAACCCCGAGACGATGTACCAAGCCCTCTACAGCCCCACCCGGCCCATCAGCAAGGACCATGAGAGAATATATTACGGGAGAAGTTTCAATCTAGGCTCGCCAATTTCTGCCGAGTCATTCCCGACATCTGCCTCCATCAACAGCTTTGATAATCTCCTGTTCGCCCCCGTGGATTTGAAAATAGGCACCAGCAACAGCAACCGCAGCGGCATCACCAGCAGCATCCCGGCTACAGTCATCAGGGGCGGTACCAAGAGGCCCCCATCCGACACTGAGCGCAAGAGCAAACCTGCATCCAAGAAACCCAAAGCCATCAGAAAACTGCATTTTGAAGACGAAATGACAACGTCTCCGGTACTTGGTCTTAAAATCAAAGAGGCTCCTGCCGACTTTAAACCCAGAACGCAGACATCGGCAGGCGGGAAGCCTTTAGGAGAGTTTGTCTGCCAATTGTGTAAGGAAGCTTACGCGGACACATTTTCTTTAGCCCAGCACAAGTGCTCTAGGATAGTGAGAGTTGAGTACAGGTGTCCTGAGTGTGATAAGATGTTCAGCTGCCCGGCTAACCTCGCCTCTCACCGGCGCTGGCACAAACCGAGAGCGCAGAGCGCAGCCGGGATACCATCTACCCAGAGAATCAAATCTGAAATGGCCAAAATGCACCCCGCTGTCAAGTCCATCCCGGAGGAAGCCAAAGACTCAAGAGCCGAGCTACTGAGTGACAGAGACACCCCAAGCCCAGGTGTGTCTGAATCGGGCTCGGAAGATGGTTTATACGACTGCCAATATTGTGGGAAAAGATTTAAGCGTCAAGCATACCTAAGAAAACACATTCTGGGACACCAAGCCCTGCAGAATAAAATGTTCGAGGACCACGCGTTTCAAAACAGCGACAGAGTGGAAGAGCAGGTTCCAGTGTCCACCTCATCCTCAGAGGAAAACCCAAACCAAAGTCCCCTGAATCTGAGCCCCGTGGACTGCCTTCTCTGCCCCGTTTGCGGGGAGAATTTCCCCAACAGGGCCAGCCAGGAGAGACACCTGCGTCTCATGCACTGCTCCCAGGTGTATCCCTGCAAGTATTGCCCTGCCACTTTCTACAGCTCACCCGGACTCACGAGGCACATCAACAAATGCCATCCGTCGGAAAATAGGCAGGTGATCCTGCTTCAAATGCCCGTGCGCCCGGCTTGCTGAACACAAGAAAACGCGTGCCTTGGACCGGAGCGTTGAAAAAAAGTTATTTGCCTAGACTACTGAAAGACAGGGCaagttgatgtttagatgtgtgTGTTCGATGAGAGGTATTCTATCAATGCCAATCAGCTGGTTGTTGAATGCTTATCCATTCCTTGAATAAAAAAATAGGCATATATTTTGAGATTTTTCTCAAATTAGTTTATCGAAAGAAAACAAAGCGTTAGTTTGactgttaaatgtatttttctaggACAGCTGCAGACGTGCTCAAGTAATAGCTTCTAGACCTAAGAACTGTTTAATTTGATATGGGTATTTTCTCTCATAAAAGCCTTTTAATTCACCGACTGTGAATTTCTGTATATCATTAAACGTTATGTTAATTTATGAATTACAGGACAGACTTATCAACTTTGTCTTAAAAACCTAAAACTATCGAAACCTTTCCCTTTAGTAGAACCACAAATGCCTTTAGAATATAAGCACATCAAAACTCTgctgtataactgccttaaaaAACTCAACATAATGATTGTTTTCGTTTAGAATGCGGGCACATATTTTATTATTAATTGTTGCAATATTGTTTAATCATAAtaattgtatttatgtatttatttatttatttattctatttGCAATTATCTTatgtaatgtgttgttgtgttgtgtgattaTTCTGTGGTTGTTCGGGCAGTTCACATGTTGTAGCCAAATGTTATGTCAAAATTATGAGTTGTGATAATTGTCGTGGACCGGTCTAAATCTTCAATCTCCTGTAAAACGTAAAGCTCTTACCTTAGATGCAATCTTTTTCTATGAACAGGTTATTTTCTTAAATGTTGGCTTTTATAGCGCTTTGATTGTATGTGTACACTGTTGTCTCCAATTATCCATCGAAATAAAAACGATATTTTCAAAATGAAACCATTTATTTAGCTCTAGGTTGACATTGACATTAACTGTCTGAAAAATACATCACCCATGTTTGCCAGCCCTGACATCCAGTGATATACCTACAACAAGAAAATGAAGTGCCAGGCTATAGGGAAGTATCAATTCAACTTGTCTGAAATCATTTTCTGAtctttacaaaacaaaacaatgacattttgaaatatgtaaattaaatataatGGACATCCATCTGGGTAAAAACTCAAAAGACACAATGTTAATCTGAATAATTCTGGATACACTTTGAGGGAAAAGGGAAAAGTTGTCTTGAAAATCATTCCTATTCTTTCCATTTCCCCCCTTGACGTACACAACAAAATATCACACATTATTTCCCTCAGCTTCTCAACATTCATTCACTAGCCTATTTAATCAAATCTTTAGGTGAAAACTCAAAATCAAACTCAGGTGTGGCTACACAAGTGGCTAATTAGTAAAGGGTGAGTAATAGYATAATTACCATGGATACTCAAGCCAGGATGCAGGCCTATTCCCTATGGATGTATCATTTCTACAATGAGTGTCTGGATGAGGGACTAAAACGGGTACACACTGACATCAAGTACAGAGACATTCCAAGTTGGTCTGCTCTGAACATTCCGATCTAATTCCTCATCTACCCTTTTGAGGTTTCGTTGAACTATAGACAACAATCCTGATGCCTGCAATGTCTTGTAGGAAACTGAAAATATGCCTTATTTATTGTTGATTTATCTTTGCTATGATGATTCATGCCACACATGATCATAAAGTAGTGTCTCAGAAGACCTGGTTTGGTTTCCATGAAGAAGAGACAGCACTTAGCTTCCAGTCACACAGTAGATTGCCATAATGCCTGGTCAGAACATGGCAGCAGGACAGAGGTGATGGCCACCCAACTCACCCATAGATCAGAAGGACATTTGTCTTCTCTAAAGACTCAATAGTTCGATTTTCCCTTTTAAATGGCTGTCTGACAGTGTAGGCTAAGCCTCTGAACAGCCAGGTTCACATTCACTCCCCATGACAAGAGAGAAAGAACTTTCAGAAGCATTTGTGTGGCTTCAGCCAGCCCACGAGGGGTTAATGATCATTGTTGGGTCATGACTGTGGATGCTGTCATGTAGTTCACTGATGAGGACAGGCTTCTAGGGAGCAGTCAGTCTCCTCTACTTGACTATGGTGTAAAACACACTTCCTGCTAATGAGAAGAAACAGACAGGATATATGTGGAACTTTTGACATGTGACAATGTGAAAATAGACTCTTCTCACATAACATATACCCATATCCTAATTCTTCTGCTTTCATAACTTGCGAATATTCAATCACATAATGTAGACAAAGGCAGGAGTTTTATGTGACCCAAAGGAACAGGTTCAGGCAAGATGGGCAGGTGCACGGACGCACGCGGCTCCAATTATCGTCAAGTGCTCGTCTTAAGTCTTTAGCCATCCTACCAGCCAGGGCAGAAGTAATGTAGGTGCTGTAGACTTTGCACTTGTACCTTCCGGTAAGTTCCCATTATCCCAGCCTCCTCCCCTCCTGGAGCAGCAGGGGGACAGATGGGAGGGGGTCAGGTTACCCCTGCTGCTGCTGGGCCAGGGTAAAAAACAACAGCACCATTATGTCACCCCCCACCCCATCAAAACCCCCGAAAAACAGAAGTGAGAACTCCGCTTAGGTGTCTTTCTAGGCCTGCTATATTAGGCTAGCGTTACTATAACATGGTTAGGTAAGTGCCCATCTCTGTAACGACAGTTTTAAAGGAAATCTACTTCTTCTCCACTGCTATTCAAATCAATAGacccaaacaaacaacacacagagaacatGAAGAATTTCAAATTGATTTAATGAAATATTTTCGATTTTCACATTTCTAATAAAGatagcatgacttctgccattAAAAACAGTTTGATATGTTAACAAGTAATGATGAAATCGTCCTCTTCCTCTTATACAAAGATTATATTACAGGCATTAATATATGTATATTCATAAGGACTGGAGCCCTCAATTTGACACAATGTACAGGATTCCTAAACCAAAATCTAGAATTGACACTAAATCTGTTGCTTTACATGAGTTGAACCAGTCTGAGTAAGACACAATCCTTACCCTGGTCCAAACAACACCTTAGGCCCATATTCTCCCATATAAAACAGGGATCCCATCCACAACATCAAATCTACAATCTAAACTCCATAAGAAGATCAGTAAAAATATCTGGGTAGTTCTTTACAGTGGCTATTGGGAAAGTGAGAGCATTGATCTGACTCAGGTCAGTATTTGCATACATTCTTCAAATGCAAAAAACGGACTTCATTCTCTCTGAACAAACTCGACATTCGTGCCTCCTATGTTATTAATCAGTGCTTGGGAAAGAAAGACACAAAAAAACGAGAGAACAAAATGAAAGGAAATGGAGATGTACGGGTAAGGTAAAGTAGTGCAACAGACGGACAGTGTTGCAGCCCTCCATCATGTATATGTAACAcctggcttccatggcaacctaAAGCGGCAGGTttgggtgggaggaggagggggcgtgGGTAGCACAGAGCCAACCTGCCTATTGCTAGGAGGTTCGCCAGAGCTCAGCGCTGGTATGCCTTCTAACTCCCAAACCCCCACCGGCTTCATGAGGTTACTCATGGTGCATCATGGGAAAGAGGAGGTGGCATTTGTTTCCAATTCCGAGAGAAAAGTGCACCTCCTCAAATAGACTAAACAAAGTGGGCCAAACCCAGTCAATCTGTTCATATAAAACGCTTGTGAGGACTAGAACAACCTTTACAGtcaaatggggggggggagagaaacacTCTCCCTCTAGTTAACAGAGATGTGAGACAGGAAGGCAAAGCTAGCTGTCCACGTTTTGCTTCTTGGAATGAAGAAAaactaaataaatcaaattatgTCTAACAGTGGTGGGGTCTAGGAATGGATATTGGTGGACAGATATTACACAGGCACTGCAATAAGCTccttcagaaacacacacacagtgcatggaGTTAAGATTCACCTGAGGCTCCGGCGACGTCTTCCTCTAAACAGCACATGTATACATTATACAACACAACAGCAAAATATGTCTTCAAATATGACTTTGCATGCTCTCACACACTGAAACAAacacataaaataaaatgtaaagcaATTTACATCCAAgaataaagagaaaaaaacattcaatGCTAGTGTTCAATGACAGTGAGTGCAAAATATMATCTGTAGGGACATTGGAATGTCATATTTGTAGCTTTACAAGACAACAAGAAAATTATAGCAGAGGAAGAGACAGATGGAACTTATTGGATTACAGGTTATGAACCCAGGTTAAACAGGGTAACATCACTAAACAATTACAAATGCAGTATTTTCTMATTTCCAGCAGAGTTGCATAAATCAAAGCACGACAAAATCCATCGGAATCCATTTAAAAAGGACATTAGAGagatagaaaaacaaaaacaagcttcGATTCACCTCATGTTGGAAAGACATCATTGATTGTCCATTCCAGGTTCATAACTATTAAAAACAGACTCCTActgcacacactcacagcagtCCGTAACCAGGAAGTGTGTGGTACGGTGCAGCATTATGCTAGAGCAGCACCTCCTATGACGCagtcctttctcctctccacaACAAGAGGATGAGTATgacccaggcagacagacaggcttccATGGCTCAAGACCCAGGACAAACAACaaaccaaacaacaacacaccaccctAAAAAAAATCATCCTATCAACAGCATTGCAAGACTATCATCAGTGTTTCACACAGCAGGatcacaagggggggggggggtcaatgagAAAACCAAAAAGGCAGACATATCAAAATGCATATGGACGAtaagaaatgttttattacaGTATATATTAACTATATATGCGCGGCAGCTTCTCTTCACAAGAATACAATCTAAGACAGTCTCCCATTTCTCTAGCATTTCAGCCTCTTAGAGTTGTCCTCTACAGCAGTGTCAACTACCAGCTCAACAGCTATGGCATGAAAAAACAATATTGAAATGTTCATGATAGGTCAACTTCAAGTCTCCTAACATGATCTTTCACTCCAGTCCCTGGCTATACATACCTCGTTTTATCACTGTACTGAGTAGTGCTATTTATCAGTCATAAATTAAAAAGAAGCTTTGATTCTTCCAAAACAAAGTGCAGCCACATTGGAAAAAACTTCAATAACTTCATCTCAAATATGCAGTTCAACAGCAAAATATCTGGAAATGTATCAAAGAATCAATAATTGCCACAAATTAAAATGTGCAATATGCTCCAGATAAAGGTTTAaacgacacacacaaaacaaaacaaacaaagcacACCCCCAAACTGCAGTCATAAGGGGTCAGTATGACGGTTTAAAACAGGACCGGTAATGAAGGCCAAACGGGAGGTTTTGAGGGTGGGTTGGGCAAGAGATCTCAGTTGGAGGATTTGCTTATGGCGCTGGCTGATCGGCGGAGTTTTCCGGAAACTCTGTTCTTTGTGGCACGGGGCATCGTGGGAGAGACCTGGTCCACATGGTCCGTTCCTACGGAAACACTGAGCTCAGCACTCGTGCTGCCACTGAGGGAGcctgggggggggagagagacagacagagagagaggaggacagagagagcagagagagagagagaccgagagagacagagagcagaacgaagcaggaccagagacagagagagagagagagaagagagagagacagagagagcagagagagacgagagaggacgagagagagagagagacagagagacagagagacagagagacagagagacagacgagagagagagaatgaagagaaggagacagagaggagagaggagaagagaacagagaagagacagaggacagagagagagagagagagagagagagagagagagagagagagagagagagagagagagaagagagagagagagagagagagaagagagagagacagacagacagaggaacagacagacagacgacacagacagacagagacacagcagacagagacacagacgacagagacagagacagacagaggacagagacagaggacagaggacagaggacagagacagagacagagacaaggacagagacacgagaacagacagacagacagacagacagacagacagacagacagaagacagacagacagacagagacagagagacagagagacagagagacagagagacagagagacagagagaacagagagacaacagagagagagagagagagaggagagagagaatgaaagcgaAGGGAGGGAtaaagagggatagaggaggagagatagagagaagtggTGAGACGTGGCAGGCTTCCATGGGGCTGTTAAGACGTGGCATACTCCAACATGCTCTGACTGCCATGCACGTGAACGCACCCCCGGCACCCCAAACCGCTTACTCACTCTACGGTCAAATTTATAATACCAAAAACAGAACAGGTGTACAGATTGATCCACTTGACCCTTGAGTTCATCACAGTTTTAAAAGTGACACGTATGGAACTAGATCAAGCAGCATACACATTCAGATTCAATGTGAACATGTCTTCATCACATGCCTTGGCTGAATAGAGGCTGCTAAGTGAGAGATGCTGAATATGTATTTGGGAGGGCACATGCTTGCATGAGTAGGAAAAAGAGAACATCTAATTTAAGCCATGTGGTTCTAAGAATAAAATTGTCTTTGTTGTTCAGCATAAAGAGGATAGATTTTTCAACACTTGAAATGTACTGTAACAGAAAAAAACGGAATATCATGTTAACCTGGACAGGCATGTCATGAACATGTGGAGGGTGTCCTTTGTTAAACATTGTGGATCCCAAAGAAACAATGATCAATGATAAGAGGCTGCTAGCAGTGATAAGTGAGGAGGAAAAGCCAGAAAGCGCAAATATATTTTGTgtacactccctcctctctcctccccaacccATCTTTGCGATGCATcgagtttaaaaaaaacttttctaCTATGTTAAGATGACACCTGGTTGCTTATTTTCAAGATGGCACCTGGTTgattattttctttctctgatGCATCTCAAGTTCCTATAGCTAAAAGGGACAGCAGATGGCTGCAGTAACAGACACCCAGCCCAGTGGACACAAGCATCGCTGACTTCCACTCATTGAGGGGGAGGGGTAGGgttaaggctgtgtgtgtgtgtgtttgtttatcttCATTATGCATGTGAGTAAACGTGTGGGCAGGGCTAACCCAAGTCCAACCCTACAAGCACAGTCTAACTCCAGAATTCCACTACTTTGCACTTCGACTATTCCACCACGAGAACAAACAACTTCCCCACTGGCCCTGACAAGCCCCACCCTCTCCTATAGTAGTGGCGTGATGGAGAGGGGCAGGGCAGGGTAGCTGGGGAGTGGGCCGCTGGGCCACAGATAACCCTCTCAGATAAAGGCCCACACAGACCTAATATTTACTAACTCCCCCAGTATGCTGCCTAGCACCCACCCATGCAACAGACACGTCTATCGACAGAGGGCTCGGTACAATACCCACTAAACAATGACAATACACATGTTTTAAATTGCAACACTTTGGGTTGCATATATGATATCATATGTGGAAATTACACAAATTTAAGTTGAATATTAAAATTAAACATTCATAATTAGTTACTAGGGTGAAACAAAATCTCCCAAAACTTGAGTTGGCGGTGCCTGGCTGGTAAATCATAACGCAAGATCATTCCACTCTGAGCTCCCCCTAAACAGCTAGACTGACAGAGGCCATGGTGTGGCAGAGACCTGCACACCCTGCCTCTCATTTGAGATCCTTTCATACTCAGAGTGTGaggtgagagaacgagagagataaagagagagaacSagagagataaagagagagaacgagagaagcgcgagagaggggagaaaaagagagagagaaggcagaggagacagaggggaggggagacagaggggatagagagagatcgAGACGGTGAAAAAAACAAAAGGGAGTAAATGGGCCTCATCCCCATTGGTCCCCTGCAGCAATTCAAACAAAGCTTCAATGACAAAGCCGTTTTCTTCCAGTACGGCAGGTGTTAATGTCACACTCTGCCCCAGGCCAACAGCCACACTCGGACAGGAGTGAAGAGGAGAAAAAAGGACAAAGATAAAGGAAGATACCGCTGGGGAGATAAAGACAAAGGCGCGTGGCGTGACATGCAGAAGCACAAGCAGAAAGAAGTGTGTCCATATTGCTCATGCTGCTACTTAGGCGGGTGCTAATTGTCCGAACCGTGCAGCATCACTCGCAATTACCAGCCTGGCTAAACAGAGAATACAACCCCCGTACAGCGTTATATCACCACCCCGTACAGCGTTAAATCACCACCCCGTACAGCGTTAAATCACCACCCCGTACAGCGTTAAATCACCACCCCGTACCAGCTGTTTAAATCACCACCCCGTAAACAGCCGTTATATCACCAGCCCGTGCAACGCGTAATCACCACCCCGCAACAGCGTTTTAAATCACCAACCCCGTACAGCGTTAAATTCACCACCCGCGTTACAGCGTTAAAATCACCACCCCCGTACAAGCGTTAAATCACCACCCCGTACAGCGTAAATCACCACCCCGTACAGCGTTTAAATCACCACCCCACGTACGCGTTAAATCACCAACCCCGTTACAGCGTTAAATCACCACCGTTACAGCGTACAATCAACTCACACCCGTACAGCGTTAAATCACCACCCCGTACAGCCGTATCGTTAAATCACCACCACCCCGTACAGCGTTAAATCAGACAGCGTCATCACCCTAGGTTACAGCACCAGTTTAAATTCACACTAACCCCGTACGACGTTAAATCACCACGCCCGCTTACAGCCTGTTAAATCACCACCCCTCAGCTAGAGCGTTAAATCACCCCCCATTTGACAGTGTTACTAATCACCAGGCCCATTACAGCGTTATTATCACCCAGCCCATTACAGCTTATATTCTACCACCCAGTACAGCGTGAAATCACCACCCCATTACAAGCGTTATACCAGCCAGCCCATACAGCGTTATACCACCAGCCCATACAGCGTTATAGCACCACCCCATACAGCGTTATAGCACCAGCCCATACAGCGTTATATCACCACCCCATACAGCGTTATATCACCACCCCATACAGCGTTATAGCACCAGCCCATACAGTGTTATATCACCACCCCATAAAACGTTATATCACCACCACATACAGTGTTATATCACCACCCCGTACAGCGTTATATCAACCGTCCTTCATAAAGCGGTAGGTAGGTGGGTAAATAAAGCGTGTTAGTACCAAATAAAGGAGAAACCAGAGGATGAGTGAACGGGAGAGCGAGGCCTTGGGGTGACACACGAGCTTCTGGTCGGTGCTCGGGGCTTACCTTCTTCAATTACCGCAATGACACCTTTAACATTGTTTCATCTAAAAGAAAAACAGACAGTAGAGCGTCACATTAAGACAAGGTCACACAGCCCTGctgtagacagtcagtcaggGAGGGACTAGGGAAGGGAGATGACTGCGACATTCAGAAAGCCTGTGTGGTGGTATGTTGTTGGTTATTATCACTGTGAGGATCAAAGTCATACAAGACATAAAGCATTTCATATGTTAAGAGACAGGGACAATTTTCAGAAAGCTAGAGGGCCTCTTGAAAGTTGGTTTGAGTTTGTTCCATGCCCTTAAAAATCTGCCTAGCTAATATTCAAAGGGGTAAATGATTTCTGTAACTTGACATCACATAGGTTGGTATGACTGCTTATTATAAAATGTGTATATGTTGGACAGATCATAGAGCAGGAACAGACTGGATTATCAGAAACGCTTCTCAACCAGTTCAACACCATGAGATAAAGAGACCAGTAAAATGTAAcaaaacattatatacaaaattgTGTGCAACACCAATACAGGCACAGGTTTCTCCAGAGTTGTGACAACAGTCTGCTCCACAGTAGAGTAGACATCAACAGTCATttaaaccagtgtgcctggcagcTCCTTGACTAGTTGACACTCTCTGACACATAGTAAAAGTTAGAGGGTCTTCTGTTGCCATCAGATGAAGCTGTAGCGGTATGCTGAGCAGGTGAAGAGCTGTTGTCTCTAGACAGAGTGGTTAAGGGTGAGAGAAGGAGGCCTGTCTGGGGGGGTTGTTGAGAGCTCTTCAGTCCCACGGACTGTCTGGATCCATTGAAAGATTTGAAGAGCGAGAATCTCACTCATTGTTGACTTGGCTCTTATAGCTACGTTCATTTAACCCAGGGATGGGCatctttgatgggggtgggggccacaaaaaaactgaactcatgggaggggccgcagttgctcgtgggtctgcgtaccaacgtgcacagtggtgtaaagtacttaagtaaaaatactttcaagtactacttaagtagtgtttaggcatctgtactttacaatttatatttttgacaacttttacatttactccactacattcctaaagaaaatgatgtactttttactccatacattttccctgacacccaaaagtactcatcacattttgaatacttagcaggacaagaaaatggtcccattcacgcacttatcaaggtAATCCCTACTTCCTCTGATATGGTGGACtattactaaacacaaatgctttgtttgtaaattatgtctgagtgttggagtgtgcccctggctatccgtaaattaagataacaaaaaatctttgtctgattggcttaatataatgaatttgatatgatttatacttttacttttgatacttaagtatcaaaaataaattttaattggtaaaatatatatatattaaaaaaaagtatatttaaaaccaaatacttttactcaagaagtattttactggctgactttcacttgtcattttctgttaaggtatctttactttcactcaagtatgacaattgggtaccc is from Salvelinus sp. IW2-2015 linkage group LG9, ASM291031v2, whole genome shotgun sequence and encodes:
- the LOC111968823 gene encoding insulinoma-associated protein 1a-like yields the protein MPKGFLVKRNKKSAHISYRTRTDEYEHHIPDFQSQLDSSPPVSVASCLDRAAPSPDIAADAPITRLDAEAVQFGNPETMYQALYSPTRPISKDHERIYYGRSFNLGSPISAESFPTSASINSFDNLLFAPVDLKIGTSNSNRSGITSSIPATVIRGGTKRPPSDTERKSKPASKKPKAIRKLHFEDEMTTSPVLGLKIKEAPADFKPRTQTSAGGKPLGEFVCQLCKEAYADTFSLAQHKCSRIVRVEYRCPECDKMFSCPANLASHRRWHKPRAQSAAGIPSTQRIKSEMAKMHPAVKSIPEEAKDSRAELLSDRDTPSPGVSESGSEDGLYDCQYCGKRFKRQAYLRKHILGHQALQNKMFEDHAFQNSDRVEEQVPVSTSSSEENPNQSPLNLSPVDCLLCPVCGENFPNRASQERHLRLMHCSQVYPCKYCPATFYSSPGLTRHINKCHPSENRQVILLQMPVRPAC